One Novosphingobium sp. EMRT-2 DNA segment encodes these proteins:
- a CDS encoding TonB-dependent receptor has protein sequence MKIELLRACASVMVIAAAISVSSQAFAAADEASSPQADEAEATSGDIVVTAQRRTERLRDVPISVSVVGGEQLARDNLTNLSAVADRLANVRITPGPFDQLNIRGIGSSNNTGFEQSVATFVDGVYRSRPRAIRAALFDVERVEVLKGPQTTFFGNNAIAGALNITTRKPGDEFAANGSALYGSYGEYNVEGGVTVPVGDMFSVRAAGRLSGMDGYVKNAFTRKDAPHERNRVGRISLAFTPSSNFRSDLRYDTGKTTSDDFLPFELESCPPPAPFPVGGSCANYIAANGTAVDDKLNWRNSSRPGKLDYAFNEVGWTNALSMGDYTLTSITGFFNHNTEYLQQLIPSPVPGIGGGSLLPVFQRETFRQWSQEIRLASPTGGFFEWQLGGYYSSSKMRNNGVTGFFFAPFGASAPPYTAQTPVAGRLTVHEDATTKSVFGAATIRPIDRVKLNLGLRYSVVEKDGFRFLRNGTADPNYPTPENFVPASQQVSDTLNTILGSNNQNFANPHRKDDKLMPSVSLQFEATPDVTAYASYTKGFKAGGYSGGSAGGDFGPETVNAYEVGIKGNLFDRRVTFSLSAFRGDYSGLQESVSETLPSGTVRVSVANAASARSQGVELSASWRMTSWLTASTDLAYLDAIYRNYNGAPCSSIQTLLGASSGCIGRRQDLSGKRRGFAPEWTGNFRLDATIPAGDMNVRVSPLLYFSSWYFQSSTADDLIRQKGYAKVDLRVSVGPKDDRWGLAVIGQNLTNKATAGFRQTVSGANGSVSALAERPRTVAVQLTARY, from the coding sequence ATGAAAATTGAACTTTTGCGTGCGTGTGCCAGTGTCATGGTCATCGCCGCTGCTATTTCTGTTTCAAGTCAGGCATTTGCCGCAGCGGACGAAGCTTCTTCGCCGCAGGCTGACGAAGCAGAAGCAACGTCCGGCGACATCGTCGTCACCGCCCAGCGGCGCACGGAGCGCCTGCGGGACGTGCCGATTTCCGTCTCCGTGGTGGGTGGCGAGCAGCTGGCGCGGGATAACCTGACCAACCTGTCCGCGGTCGCCGATCGTCTGGCCAACGTCCGGATCACGCCCGGGCCGTTCGACCAGCTCAACATTCGCGGTATCGGTTCGTCCAACAATACCGGCTTCGAACAATCGGTCGCAACCTTCGTCGACGGCGTTTACCGTTCGCGTCCGCGCGCCATTCGCGCCGCGCTGTTCGATGTCGAGCGGGTGGAAGTGCTCAAGGGGCCGCAGACGACCTTCTTCGGCAACAACGCGATCGCCGGCGCGCTCAACATCACGACCCGCAAGCCCGGAGACGAATTCGCCGCCAACGGATCGGCGCTGTACGGAAGCTATGGCGAATACAATGTCGAAGGCGGCGTGACGGTGCCGGTGGGCGACATGTTCAGCGTGCGTGCTGCCGGCCGCCTGTCCGGCATGGACGGTTATGTGAAGAACGCCTTCACGCGCAAAGACGCTCCGCACGAACGCAACCGTGTCGGCCGCATTTCGCTGGCCTTCACGCCTTCGTCCAACTTCCGGTCGGACTTGCGCTACGACACCGGCAAGACGACTTCGGACGATTTCCTGCCGTTCGAGCTGGAAAGCTGCCCGCCGCCCGCGCCGTTCCCCGTGGGCGGAAGCTGCGCGAACTACATCGCGGCGAACGGAACGGCCGTCGACGACAAGCTCAACTGGCGGAACTCCAGCCGTCCCGGCAAGCTTGACTACGCGTTCAACGAAGTGGGCTGGACCAACGCGTTGAGCATGGGTGACTACACGCTCACGTCGATCACCGGCTTCTTCAACCACAATACGGAATATCTGCAGCAGCTTATTCCGTCGCCCGTGCCCGGCATCGGTGGCGGCAGCCTGCTTCCGGTGTTCCAGCGCGAAACGTTCCGCCAGTGGTCGCAGGAAATCCGCCTTGCATCGCCGACGGGTGGCTTCTTCGAGTGGCAGCTCGGCGGCTACTATTCGAGCAGCAAGATGCGCAACAACGGCGTGACCGGCTTCTTCTTCGCGCCCTTCGGCGCTTCGGCTCCGCCATATACCGCGCAGACGCCGGTTGCCGGGCGCCTGACGGTGCATGAAGACGCGACCACCAAGTCGGTGTTCGGCGCCGCCACGATCCGGCCGATCGATCGGGTCAAGCTGAACCTCGGCCTGCGCTATTCCGTGGTGGAGAAGGACGGCTTCCGCTTCCTGCGCAACGGCACGGCAGACCCGAACTATCCGACCCCGGAAAACTTCGTGCCGGCGAGCCAGCAGGTCAGCGATACGCTGAACACGATCCTGGGTTCGAACAACCAGAACTTCGCCAACCCGCACCGCAAGGATGACAAGCTCATGCCGTCGGTGAGCTTGCAGTTCGAAGCGACGCCGGATGTCACCGCTTATGCAAGCTATACCAAGGGCTTCAAGGCCGGTGGCTATAGCGGCGGTTCGGCCGGTGGCGATTTCGGCCCGGAAACGGTCAACGCCTACGAAGTCGGTATCAAGGGCAATCTGTTCGATCGCCGCGTTACCTTCTCGCTGAGCGCGTTCCGGGGCGATTATTCCGGCTTGCAGGAATCGGTTTCGGAAACGCTGCCCAGCGGCACCGTGCGCGTCAGCGTCGCCAATGCCGCGTCCGCCCGCTCGCAGGGTGTCGAGCTTTCGGCCAGCTGGCGCATGACGAGCTGGCTGACCGCGAGCACCGATCTTGCCTATCTGGATGCGATCTACCGCAACTATAACGGTGCGCCGTGTTCGTCGATCCAGACGCTGCTGGGCGCCTCTTCGGGCTGTATTGGCCGGCGGCAGGACCTTTCGGGCAAGCGGCGCGGCTTTGCCCCGGAATGGACCGGCAATTTCCGCCTCGACGCGACGATCCCTGCGGGCGACATGAACGTGCGGGTATCGCCGCTGCTCTACTTCAGCTCGTGGTACTTCCAGTCGTCGACGGCTGACGATCTGATCCGGCAGAAGGGTTATGCGAAAGTCGACCTGCGCGTCAGCGTCGGACCGAAAGACGATCGCTGGGGCCTGGCGGTTATCGGCCAGAACCTGACCAACAAGGCCACGGCCGGCTTCCGGCAGACGGTCAGCGGTGCCAACGGATCGGTTTCGGCCCTGGCTGAACGTCCTCGCACGGTCGCGGTTCAGCTCACCGCGCGATACTGA
- a CDS encoding nuclear transport factor 2 family protein has protein sequence MKFYPILALLACAAAPSSQAQSIQAEDAQAALLASPDPVLASNKKLVYDMYREVLLGGRADLVDRYFTVEYLQHNPNVASGRDALARFIRGSRPERPVRPTITLPLITLIAERDYVLVVTQRPMRDDQGEGYVTSWFDLFRIANGKIAEHWDPALKSSAMLKFDPNSVPDALSRIESEKAGAREPAQP, from the coding sequence ATGAAGTTCTACCCGATCCTGGCGCTGCTCGCCTGTGCCGCAGCGCCGTCAAGCCAGGCGCAGTCCATCCAGGCAGAGGATGCGCAAGCCGCATTGCTGGCCAGCCCCGATCCTGTGCTCGCGTCCAACAAGAAGCTTGTTTACGACATGTATCGCGAAGTCCTGCTTGGCGGGCGCGCGGATCTGGTCGACCGCTATTTCACCGTGGAATACCTGCAGCATAACCCGAACGTTGCATCCGGGCGCGATGCGCTGGCGCGGTTTATCCGGGGGTCACGGCCGGAGCGCCCGGTCAGGCCGACGATCACCCTGCCACTGATCACCCTGATCGCCGAGCGCGATTACGTTTTGGTCGTCACCCAGCGCCCGATGCGCGACGATCAGGGTGAAGGGTACGTGACAAGCTGGTTCGATCTCTTCCGGATTGCGAACGGAAAAATCGCAGAACATTGGGACCCGGCGCTAAAATCCTCCGCCATGCTGAAATTTGATCCCAACAGCGTGCCTGACGCGCTATCAAGGATCGAATCCGAGAAGGCCGGAGCGAGGGAACCGGCACAGCCCTAA
- a CDS encoding aldehyde dehydrogenase family protein: MKHEFKLLIDGQSRDGVTTFDVVNPATGEAFAQCPKADAAQLEEAVAAARRAFPAWAATPVEARAALVVALADALEARAAEFASLLTSEQGKPLDQAMYEIMGSVFTLRAFAAMRVEPKVLREEGGNSVVEHRTPLGVVGAITPWNFPVILLMNKLGPALVTGNCVVAKPAPTTPLTTLLFGELARDILPAGVFNVLCDQNELGPLLTGHPDIAKIAFTGSTATGKKVMASAADSVKRVTLELGGNDAAIVLDDVNPQAVARKVYQGAMTNAGQICVAIKRAYVPSSMYDEFCDELAKLANEAVVDDGSKQGATIGPVQNKMQFEKVVSLLDSARAEGTVLAGGAPLDRPGYFIPPTIVRDLRDDAPLVREEQFGPVLPVLQYDDIEDVIARANDSDYGLGGTVWGRDVARATEVAKRIDTGTVWVNQHLAIDANIPFRGSKQSGIGGELGEAGLLEYTQAHIINAVPLED, translated from the coding sequence ATGAAGCACGAATTCAAACTGCTGATCGACGGCCAATCCAGGGACGGGGTAACGACCTTCGACGTCGTCAACCCCGCGACCGGCGAGGCTTTCGCGCAATGCCCGAAGGCCGATGCGGCCCAGCTTGAGGAAGCGGTCGCGGCTGCCAGGCGCGCTTTCCCGGCCTGGGCCGCCACGCCGGTTGAAGCGCGCGCCGCGCTGGTCGTGGCGCTGGCCGACGCGCTCGAGGCGAGGGCGGCCGAGTTCGCCAGCCTGCTGACGAGCGAGCAGGGCAAGCCGCTTGATCAGGCGATGTACGAGATCATGGGCAGCGTGTTCACGCTGCGCGCCTTCGCGGCCATGCGGGTCGAACCGAAAGTCCTGCGGGAAGAAGGCGGCAACAGTGTTGTCGAACACCGCACGCCGCTGGGCGTGGTGGGCGCGATCACGCCGTGGAATTTCCCGGTGATCCTGCTCATGAACAAGCTGGGGCCGGCGCTGGTGACGGGCAATTGCGTGGTGGCGAAGCCTGCGCCCACAACGCCGCTGACCACGCTTCTGTTCGGTGAACTGGCCAGGGACATCCTGCCGGCGGGCGTGTTCAACGTGTTGTGCGACCAGAACGAACTGGGGCCACTGCTGACGGGCCATCCCGATATTGCCAAGATCGCTTTCACCGGCTCCACCGCGACCGGGAAGAAGGTGATGGCGTCCGCTGCGGACAGCGTGAAGCGCGTGACGCTGGAGCTCGGCGGCAACGACGCCGCGATCGTGCTTGATGACGTCAATCCGCAGGCCGTGGCGCGCAAGGTCTATCAGGGCGCGATGACGAACGCCGGGCAGATCTGCGTCGCGATCAAGCGCGCCTATGTGCCGTCGTCCATGTACGACGAGTTCTGCGACGAACTGGCGAAGCTGGCCAACGAGGCCGTGGTCGATGACGGATCGAAGCAGGGCGCCACGATCGGTCCGGTCCAGAACAAGATGCAGTTCGAGAAGGTCGTATCGCTGCTGGACAGCGCCCGCGCCGAGGGCACCGTGCTTGCCGGCGGCGCGCCGCTGGATCGGCCGGGCTATTTCATCCCTCCCACGATCGTCCGCGATCTGCGCGACGATGCCCCGCTGGTGCGCGAGGAACAGTTCGGTCCGGTGCTGCCGGTGCTGCAATACGATGATATCGAAGACGTGATCGCCCGCGCCAACGACAGCGACTATGGCCTTGGCGGCACCGTATGGGGCAGGGACGTCGCCCGCGCGACCGAAGTGGCCAAGCGCATCGATACAGGCACCGTGTGGGTGAACCAGCACCTTGCGATCGATGCCAACATTCCGTTCCGTGGATCGAAGCAATCGGGCATCGGCGGGGAACTCGGCGAAGCCGGGCTGCTCGAATACACCCAGGCACACATCATCAACGCGGTGCCGCTGGAAGATTGA
- a CDS encoding aldehyde dehydrogenase → MTPDGIRITHPDKLFIDGQWVRPARGGTIEITSPNSEEVVARVAEASSEDMDAAVAAARRAFDNGAWTGLTPAERGAFVRRWATILGERVGELSSAWTAQVGGLASFAPIMHGGGVATLDFIASLGESFPFVERRPSSQVDTAIVVREPVGVTACIAPWNAPFSTMSSKVAYALVAGCTVVMKPSPETPLEAYIMAEAAEAAGLPAGVLNLVCGDRDASDHLVNNPDVDKVSFTGSTAAGKRIGQVCASRVARCTLELGGKSAAIVRDDFPIEVAAAILGNTITVMSGQVCAMLSRAIVPRKRHDELADAIARVMQGIKIGHSDAPDTQLGPLAMKRQLDRVEEYIALGRESADLVTGGGRPSSFNKGYFIEPTLFANVDNRSRIAQEEIFGPVLALIPAEDEEDAIRIANESSYGLNGSVLTHDADAAYRIARQMRTGGIGQNGMRLEFGMPFGGFKQSGIGREGGVEGLQPYLETKSILLDAAPTGL, encoded by the coding sequence ATGACCCCCGACGGCATCCGGATAACGCACCCCGACAAGCTTTTCATCGACGGACAATGGGTTCGTCCGGCCCGGGGCGGCACGATCGAAATCACCTCGCCCAACAGCGAGGAGGTTGTCGCGCGCGTGGCGGAAGCCTCCAGCGAAGACATGGACGCCGCCGTCGCCGCCGCCCGGCGCGCGTTCGACAACGGCGCGTGGACTGGCCTGACTCCTGCCGAACGCGGCGCGTTTGTCCGCCGCTGGGCCACGATTCTGGGCGAGCGCGTGGGCGAACTCTCGTCCGCGTGGACGGCACAGGTCGGTGGCTTGGCCAGCTTCGCCCCGATCATGCACGGCGGGGGCGTGGCAACGCTCGATTTCATCGCCTCGCTCGGCGAAAGCTTCCCCTTCGTCGAACGGCGGCCGAGTTCGCAAGTCGACACCGCGATCGTCGTGCGCGAGCCCGTGGGCGTCACCGCGTGCATCGCGCCGTGGAACGCACCGTTCAGCACGATGTCGAGCAAGGTGGCCTACGCCCTTGTCGCGGGTTGCACGGTCGTTATGAAACCGTCGCCGGAAACGCCGCTCGAAGCGTATATCATGGCAGAAGCGGCGGAAGCCGCCGGTCTGCCGGCAGGCGTCCTCAATCTGGTCTGCGGCGATCGCGATGCATCCGACCACCTCGTCAACAATCCGGACGTGGACAAGGTCAGCTTCACCGGCTCCACCGCCGCCGGCAAGCGCATCGGCCAGGTTTGCGCCAGCCGCGTCGCGCGCTGCACGCTCGAACTCGGCGGCAAGTCCGCGGCCATCGTGCGCGACGACTTTCCGATCGAGGTTGCCGCCGCGATCCTTGGCAACACGATCACCGTGATGTCGGGCCAGGTCTGCGCCATGCTGAGCCGTGCGATCGTACCCCGCAAGCGCCATGACGAACTGGCCGATGCCATCGCCCGCGTGATGCAGGGCATCAAGATCGGGCACAGCGACGCGCCCGATACGCAGCTTGGCCCGCTCGCCATGAAGCGCCAGCTCGACCGGGTGGAGGAATACATCGCACTGGGCCGCGAGAGCGCCGATCTCGTGACGGGGGGCGGCCGCCCCTCCAGCTTCAACAAGGGCTACTTCATCGAACCGACGCTGTTCGCGAATGTCGACAACCGCAGCCGCATCGCGCAGGAAGAGATTTTCGGCCCGGTCCTCGCCTTGATCCCGGCGGAAGACGAGGAAGATGCGATCCGCATCGCCAACGAAAGCAGCTACGGCCTGAACGGCTCGGTCCTTACCCATGATGCCGATGCGGCCTATCGCATCGCGCGGCAGATGCGGACCGGGGGCATCGGCCAGAACGGCATGCGCCTGGAATTCGGGATGCCGTTCGGCGGCTTCAAGCAATCGGGGATCGGACGCGAAGGCGGCGTGGAAGGTCTCCAGCCCTATCTGGAAACCAAGTCCATCCTGCTGGATGCCGCGCCCACGGGCCTCTGA
- a CDS encoding nuclear transport factor 2 family protein, translating into MSDEIAALRESVDALREEVGALKRKASIAESHLAICNLQAAYGYYVDKGLWDEAADMFAPDGTLEIAGRGVYIGQDRVRQYLHALPRYERGVLFNHMQLQPVIHIDSDGQRAHGRWRAFILIAWLGGEARWGEAVYENSYRLVDGVWRIQSLHAFITFYCEFDRGPNHGGVPMVRNIDGLQPDRPATHDYEAFPEVFVPPFHYANPVSGKAW; encoded by the coding sequence ATGTCTGATGAAATCGCAGCGCTGCGCGAGTCGGTCGATGCCTTGAGGGAGGAGGTCGGCGCGCTGAAGCGTAAGGCGTCCATCGCGGAATCCCATCTGGCGATCTGCAATCTGCAGGCGGCCTACGGCTATTATGTCGACAAGGGGCTGTGGGACGAGGCCGCCGACATGTTCGCGCCCGACGGTACGCTCGAAATCGCGGGGCGCGGCGTTTACATCGGGCAGGACCGGGTGCGGCAGTATCTTCACGCCCTGCCGCGTTACGAACGCGGCGTCCTGTTCAACCACATGCAGCTGCAGCCCGTCATCCACATCGACTCCGACGGCCAGCGGGCGCACGGCCGGTGGCGCGCGTTCATTCTCATCGCCTGGCTGGGCGGAGAGGCGCGCTGGGGCGAAGCGGTCTATGAGAACAGCTATCGCCTGGTCGACGGCGTCTGGCGCATTCAGTCGTTGCACGCCTTCATCACGTTCTACTGCGAATTCGATCGCGGCCCCAACCACGGCGGCGTGCCCATGGTGCGCAACATCGATGGCCTTCAACCGGATCGCCCGGCGACGCACGATTACGAAGCGTTCCCGGAGGTTTTCGTCCCGCCCTTCCACTATGCCAATCCGGTGAGTGGCAAGGCATGGTGA
- a CDS encoding SDR family NAD(P)-dependent oxidoreductase encodes MSARLANTVAFVTGGGRGLGAGIATALAEAGAAVAVAARTMAQVEETVASIGAAGGRALAVRCDVTDRESVAAAYAEAKAAFGAPTLLVNNAGVQGPLGPAGLVDTQAWWDTQTVHVLGALLCISAALPDMIANGGGRILNIASQAGTFVAPFASAYAVAKASLIRLTEHIDVEQKDAGVRAFAIQPGTIMTAMAEETLRSEQARAFAKPLVSLLEATTEEESAEGMARLCLFAVALAAGEHDALAGRYVDIERDIPGNVTGNG; translated from the coding sequence GTGAGCGCACGGCTGGCGAACACTGTCGCCTTCGTGACCGGGGGCGGACGCGGGCTGGGTGCCGGCATCGCCACCGCGCTGGCGGAGGCGGGCGCGGCGGTGGCCGTGGCGGCGCGCACCATGGCGCAGGTCGAGGAGACGGTCGCGTCCATCGGCGCTGCCGGGGGACGGGCCTTGGCGGTGCGCTGCGACGTCACCGATCGCGAGAGCGTGGCCGCGGCCTATGCCGAAGCGAAGGCCGCTTTCGGCGCACCAACCCTACTGGTCAACAATGCCGGCGTGCAGGGGCCGCTTGGCCCCGCCGGGTTGGTCGATACGCAGGCCTGGTGGGATACGCAGACCGTTCACGTGCTCGGCGCGCTGTTGTGCATCTCGGCCGCCTTGCCTGACATGATCGCGAACGGGGGCGGGCGGATACTGAACATCGCTTCGCAGGCCGGCACGTTCGTAGCGCCGTTCGCTTCGGCCTATGCCGTGGCGAAGGCGAGCCTGATCCGCCTGACCGAGCATATCGATGTCGAGCAGAAGGATGCTGGCGTCCGGGCGTTCGCGATCCAGCCGGGCACGATCATGACGGCGATGGCGGAAGAAACGCTGCGCTCCGAGCAGGCGCGCGCCTTCGCGAAGCCGCTGGTCTCGCTGCTGGAAGCGACGACCGAAGAGGAAAGCGCGGAAGGCATGGCGCGGCTGTGCCTGTTCGCCGTGGCATTGGCCGCCGGCGAACACGATGCGCTGGCGGGGCGCTACGTGGATATCGAAAGGGATATCCCCGGCAACGTTACGGGGAACGGATGA